From Oncorhynchus masou masou isolate Uvic2021 chromosome 7, UVic_Omas_1.1, whole genome shotgun sequence, one genomic window encodes:
- the LOC135543202 gene encoding gastrula zinc finger protein XlCGF17.1-like, translated as MASVKLEDCGQTLELNVNIKDEEEEEEMIRTTVSHGYHVETFSTPRDQQQEDQRAKRSHHCPHCEEIFPFLSKLKIHLKIHTGEKPYSCSDCGASLSQMSSLKAHKQVHTGEKPYSCSDCGASFSRLDTLKTHQRIHTGEKPYSCSDCGERFSQLSSLKAHKQVHTGEKPYSCSDCGASFSRLDTLKTHQRIHTGEKPYSCSDCLKCFKTSTVLKLHQRTHTGEKPFICSDCGVSFSRRDTLKTHQRIHTGEKPYYCPDCGERFSQKTNLKAHQLIHTGEKPYFCSDCGKSFSLSGTLKSHERIHTGEKPFSCSECVKCFKTSTELKVHQRTHTGEKPYFCSDCGKSFSHQSNLKTHQRIH; from the exons atggcatcagtgaagctggaagactgcggtcaaacactggagctgaatgtcaacattaaagatgaagaagaggaggaggagatgattAGGACAACTGTTAGTCATG GATACCACGTTGAGACATTCTCTACACCCAGAGACCAACAGCAGGAAGATCAGAGAGCTAAGAGGTCTCATCACTGCCCACATTGTGAAGAGATTTTCCCATTTCTATCAAAGCTAAAAATACACCtaaaaatacacacaggggagaagccttactcctgctctgactgtggagcAAGTTTATCTCAAATGAGCAGCTTAAAAGCACACAAACAAGTAcatactggagagaagccttactcctgctctgactgtggggcaAGTTTCTCTCGACTGGATaccttaaaaacacaccaacgtatccatacaggagaaaagccttactccTGTTCTGACTGTGGGGAGAGATTCTCTCAACTGAGCAGCTTAAAAGCACACAAACAAGTAcatactggagagaagccttactcctgctctgactgtggggcgaGTTTCTCTCGACTGGATaccttaaaaacacaccaacgtatccatacaggagaaaagccttactccTGTTCTGACTGTTTaaaatgcttcaaaacatcaaCGGTGCTAAAacttcaccagagaacacacacaggagagaagcctttcatctgctctgactgtggggtgAGTTTCTCTCGACGGGATaccttaaaaacacaccaacgtatccatacaggagaaaagccttactaCTGCCCTGACTGTGGGGAGAGATTCTCTCAAAAGACCAACTTAAAAGCACACCAAttaatacatacaggagagaagccttacttctgctctgattgtgggaagagtttctcccTATCGGGTACCTTGAaatcacatgaacgtatacatacaggagagaagcctttctcaTGCTCTGAATGTGTaaaatgcttcaaaacatcaactgagctaaaagtacatcagagaacacacacaggagagaagccttacttctgctctgactgtgggaagagtttctctcACCAGAGCAacttaaaaacacaccaacgtaTACATTAA